One Arthrobacter sp. FW306-07-I genomic window carries:
- a CDS encoding MFS transporter: MRDSTLPAAHPATGIFRPPYLWVTIGTCALVFLAAFESLAVTTIMPLVSRELNGGSLYALAFAGPLATGVIGMVGAGNWSDRRGPAMPLYASVSLFVLGLLIAGSSVSMPMLVAGRLVQGLGGGALTVALYVLVARFFPGPLHPRIFAAFSAAWVVPSLVGPFAAGVVAQVFSWHWVFLGVVGLVIPALVMIVPVLRGLDEPEEAGAPQGAGQPAHPVPPWALGRLGWAALAALAVLGLNLSAEVSIPSFPAATALLASAAVVLALVAVRPLVPHGTLAARRGLPSVILARGLASASFFGAEVYLPYLLIDQYAFPPTLAGLTLTGGALAWAGAAAVQGRLGSKLPHQSAVQTGSLMVLAAVLLALATTALHWPAAIAIAGWVLAGGGMGLLYPRLSVMTLALSTKENEGFNSSAMSISDSLGGALSLATTGIVFAAFTTAVQSFAGVFAFTAAIGVGAALVAPRVTGRTPSTSRTP, translated from the coding sequence GTGCGGGACTCCACCCTTCCGGCCGCCCATCCCGCCACCGGGATCTTCCGGCCCCCGTATCTGTGGGTGACCATCGGCACGTGCGCCCTGGTGTTCCTTGCCGCTTTTGAGTCCCTGGCCGTCACCACCATCATGCCGCTGGTCAGCCGGGAGCTGAACGGCGGCAGCCTCTACGCGCTGGCCTTCGCCGGGCCGCTGGCCACCGGTGTGATTGGCATGGTGGGAGCCGGCAACTGGTCCGACCGGCGCGGGCCAGCCATGCCGTTGTACGCCTCTGTCTCACTGTTCGTGCTGGGACTCCTGATTGCGGGCAGCTCGGTGTCGATGCCGATGCTCGTCGCAGGCCGCCTGGTCCAAGGGCTCGGCGGCGGCGCCCTTACCGTGGCGCTGTACGTGCTGGTTGCGCGGTTCTTTCCCGGCCCGCTCCATCCCAGGATCTTCGCTGCCTTTTCGGCCGCGTGGGTGGTCCCTTCACTGGTGGGGCCCTTCGCCGCGGGCGTGGTGGCACAGGTGTTCAGCTGGCATTGGGTGTTCCTGGGCGTGGTGGGCCTGGTCATTCCCGCGCTGGTGATGATCGTGCCGGTGCTCCGGGGCCTGGATGAACCTGAAGAGGCAGGCGCGCCCCAAGGGGCCGGTCAGCCAGCCCACCCCGTCCCGCCCTGGGCCCTGGGCCGGCTCGGGTGGGCGGCGCTGGCCGCGCTCGCGGTGCTGGGCCTCAACCTCTCGGCCGAGGTCAGCATCCCCTCGTTCCCCGCCGCCACGGCACTCCTGGCATCGGCCGCCGTCGTCCTTGCCCTGGTGGCCGTCCGGCCGTTGGTGCCCCACGGCACCCTTGCTGCCCGCCGCGGGCTGCCCAGCGTGATCCTGGCACGCGGGCTGGCTTCGGCTTCCTTCTTTGGTGCGGAGGTCTACCTTCCCTACCTGTTGATCGACCAGTACGCGTTCCCGCCCACCCTGGCTGGCCTGACCCTGACCGGAGGAGCGCTGGCCTGGGCCGGTGCAGCGGCGGTCCAGGGCCGGCTCGGTTCCAAGCTGCCGCACCAAAGCGCGGTGCAGACCGGCTCGCTGATGGTCCTGGCGGCGGTGCTCCTGGCCCTGGCCACCACGGCGCTGCACTGGCCCGCTGCCATCGCCATCGCGGGCTGGGTCTTGGCGGGCGGTGGCATGGGCCTGCTCTACCCGCGCCTCAGCGTGATGACCCTGGCGCTCTCCACCAAGGAGAACGAAGGCTTCAACAGCTCGGCCATGTCCATTTCCGACTCCCTGGGCGGAGCGCTGTCGCTGGCCACCACCGGGATAGTCTTCGCGGCATTTACGACGGCGGTCCAGTCCTTCGCGGGTGTCTTCGCCTTCACTGCGGCCATCGGAGTGGGCGCGGCGCTGGTGGCGCCCCGGGTTACCGGGCGTACGCCCTCAACCAGCCGCACGCCCTGA
- a CDS encoding MFS transporter: MDLSTLVDAEIDELPPAAPTRVGSRRALVYLGVCLVLIGLNLRSVFSSLSAVLPEVTSQAALPGWSVVVLTTVPVTLLGVFAPLAPVLARRFGAERVLLGAMALLTAGLLLRPVDTGAGTGGAGHLPALLVGTAACGAAIALCNVLLPGLVKRDFPHRLGLMGGLYTTAICASAALGAGFTYPVYTATGEWTKALWVWALPAAVVLLLFLPVAVRQETVRHQAVRDGVNVWRSPVAWQVTIFMVLQAMMSFSGFAWLAPILRDRGVDGATAGLIVAVCIVLQMLGSLFAPALAARFRDQRAINTVVALMTGAGFALSILGPLDLIWVWAGLLGLGQGSLTACALTLIMLRTRDGHTAAHLSGMMQGVGYGVGSTGTLMVGQLHQATGSFVPAGILFTVVGLLAAVFGYRSGRNRFVG; the protein is encoded by the coding sequence ATGGACCTCAGCACCCTGGTGGACGCAGAAATCGATGAACTCCCGCCGGCGGCACCCACCCGGGTGGGCAGCCGCCGTGCCTTGGTCTACCTGGGGGTGTGCCTGGTCCTGATAGGACTGAACCTCCGCAGCGTCTTTTCCAGCCTCTCGGCAGTCCTTCCGGAAGTGACGTCCCAGGCGGCGCTGCCGGGCTGGTCCGTGGTGGTGCTGACCACCGTCCCCGTGACACTGCTCGGCGTGTTTGCGCCGCTCGCCCCGGTCCTGGCCCGCCGCTTCGGGGCGGAACGGGTGCTTTTGGGGGCCATGGCATTGCTGACTGCCGGGCTGCTGCTGCGGCCCGTGGACACCGGGGCAGGCACGGGCGGGGCCGGCCACCTGCCTGCCCTCCTGGTTGGCACGGCTGCCTGCGGGGCCGCCATCGCACTGTGCAACGTGCTGCTCCCCGGCCTGGTGAAGCGCGACTTCCCCCACCGGCTGGGCCTCATGGGCGGCCTCTACACCACCGCCATCTGTGCGTCCGCCGCCCTGGGAGCCGGATTCACGTACCCGGTCTACACGGCGACGGGGGAGTGGACCAAGGCGCTGTGGGTGTGGGCGCTGCCCGCCGCCGTCGTCCTTTTGCTGTTCCTGCCCGTAGCCGTCCGGCAGGAAACTGTCCGGCACCAGGCGGTCAGGGACGGCGTCAATGTGTGGCGTTCCCCGGTCGCCTGGCAGGTGACCATCTTCATGGTGCTGCAGGCCATGATGTCCTTCAGCGGGTTCGCCTGGCTGGCGCCCATCCTCCGCGACAGGGGCGTGGACGGTGCCACGGCAGGGCTGATCGTCGCCGTGTGCATCGTGCTGCAGATGCTGGGTTCGCTGTTCGCGCCGGCCTTGGCCGCGAGGTTCCGGGACCAGCGGGCCATCAATACCGTAGTGGCGTTGATGACCGGCGCCGGGTTCGCGCTTAGCATCCTGGGTCCGCTCGATCTCATTTGGGTGTGGGCCGGGCTGCTTGGCCTGGGCCAGGGCAGCCTCACGGCTTGCGCACTGACCCTGATCATGCTCCGCACCCGTGACGGGCATACCGCCGCCCACCTGTCCGGCATGATGCAGGGTGTTGGCTACGGGGTGGGCTCCACGGGGACGCTCATGGTGGGGCAGTTGCACCAGGCCACAGGCTCGTTCGTGCCCGCCGGCATCCTGTTCACGGTGGTGGGCCTGCTCGCGGCGGTCTTCGGCTACCGCTCAGGCCGGAACCGGTTCGTGGGGTAG
- a CDS encoding SAM-dependent methyltransferase has translation MNEHPEEQQETHRQEAQGHRPQGDEAPWNQAHDGGSAPEAAGGSIDAASVWDERYRTKARLWSGKPNPQLVREAGGLRPGKALELGCGEGADAIWLAQQGWSVTAVDVSAVALERAHSHELAELERESVQASNGGIGSRITWQLADLTQWQPEALYDLVTSQFLHSQELDWRIPLRTAAGAVKPGGTLLVVGHHPDRLPPWGPAHHHAGMFYTADQLVQELGLDRLDSNGRPEWQLEVLTSRERPVTGPEGQEATIADVVLRATRLA, from the coding sequence ATGAACGAGCACCCGGAGGAGCAACAGGAAACGCACCGGCAGGAAGCGCAGGGGCACCGGCCCCAAGGGGACGAAGCGCCCTGGAATCAAGCGCACGACGGCGGCAGCGCGCCCGAGGCGGCGGGCGGCAGCATTGATGCCGCATCGGTCTGGGACGAGCGGTACCGCACCAAGGCGCGGCTCTGGAGCGGGAAGCCCAACCCGCAGCTGGTCCGTGAAGCCGGCGGCCTGCGCCCGGGAAAGGCGCTGGAACTGGGCTGCGGCGAAGGTGCCGACGCCATCTGGCTTGCGCAGCAGGGCTGGTCCGTGACCGCCGTCGACGTTTCCGCCGTAGCCCTGGAACGGGCGCACTCGCACGAACTGGCCGAACTGGAACGGGAAAGCGTGCAGGCGTCCAACGGTGGGATCGGAAGCCGGATCACGTGGCAGCTGGCGGACCTGACGCAGTGGCAGCCGGAGGCGTTGTACGACCTGGTGACGTCGCAGTTCCTGCACTCCCAGGAGCTCGACTGGCGGATTCCGCTGCGGACCGCCGCCGGAGCCGTGAAGCCGGGCGGGACGCTGCTGGTGGTGGGCCACCATCCTGACCGGCTGCCGCCCTGGGGCCCAGCGCACCATCATGCGGGCATGTTCTACACCGCCGACCAGCTGGTACAGGAGCTCGGGCTGGACCGGCTCGATTCAAATGGCCGCCCGGAGTGGCAGCTGGAAGTCCTCACTTCACGGGAACGCCCCGTGACCGGACCGGAAGGGCAGGAAGCCACCATCGCCGACGTCGTCCTCCGCGCAACGCGCCTCGCCTGA
- a CDS encoding DEAD/DEAH box helicase → MTTFAALGTPKALADTLSAQGIVEPFPIQVKTLPDTLSGRDVLGRGRTGSGKTIAFAIPLVARLAEREAKHFRKPGRPMGLVLAPTRELATQINATIEPLAKAAGLNTTVIYGGISQARQEKALRAGVDIVIACPGRLEDLIRQRILTLEAVEITVLDEADHMADLGFLPVVKKLMDMTPSQGQRLLFSATLDNGVDKIVQRYLSNPLTHSVDDPQAAVTTMEHHVLVVNDQTVKKQLIVELASGAGRRVLFMRTKHHARKLAKTLTDAGIPAVDLHGNLSQNARDRNLAEFSNGDVRVLVATDVAARGVHVDDVELVIHVDPPTEHKAYLHRSGRTARAGSDGTVVTLTLPEQQTDVKKLMKAAGVDVSFERVTASSPIVAELVGDIAEKVDPRTRAALMAAKTAKQGGGTSTGANAERKRARRQAAPTAGGRGGRGGRGKVAAEAVRGDVPRAERRAAAFEGRTEARAAFDRNAEQNEDRAVAAAAARRNARGRGTASTHRNDVPAAGGRSSAGRGSDGRAAEGRGDSRITRSDAPRGGTGRPASGGRPASGGRPAAGGRPASGGGQRSGRPATGQRAAATGGSKAVWSSNTGGTSGGSFSSGNGGSGNGGSGRPARSGPRRASAPASNERRGR, encoded by the coding sequence ATGACTACTTTTGCTGCCCTCGGTACTCCCAAGGCCCTTGCAGACACCCTTTCCGCGCAGGGAATCGTTGAACCGTTTCCCATCCAGGTCAAGACCCTTCCGGACACGCTGTCCGGACGTGACGTCCTGGGCCGCGGCCGGACCGGATCCGGTAAAACCATCGCTTTCGCCATCCCGCTTGTAGCAAGACTCGCTGAGCGGGAAGCCAAGCACTTCCGTAAGCCCGGCCGCCCCATGGGCCTGGTCCTGGCACCCACCCGTGAGCTGGCCACCCAGATCAACGCCACCATCGAGCCCCTGGCCAAGGCTGCCGGTCTGAACACCACGGTGATCTACGGCGGCATTTCCCAGGCGCGGCAGGAAAAGGCGCTGCGCGCCGGCGTCGACATCGTCATCGCCTGCCCCGGTCGCCTGGAGGACCTGATCCGCCAGCGCATCCTCACCCTCGAGGCCGTGGAGATCACCGTCCTGGACGAGGCCGACCACATGGCTGACCTCGGCTTCCTGCCCGTGGTCAAGAAGCTTATGGACATGACCCCAAGCCAGGGGCAGCGGTTGCTCTTCTCCGCCACTCTGGACAACGGCGTGGACAAGATCGTCCAGCGCTACCTGTCCAACCCGCTCACCCACTCCGTGGATGACCCGCAGGCCGCGGTGACCACCATGGAGCACCACGTGCTGGTGGTCAACGACCAGACCGTCAAGAAGCAACTGATCGTGGAGCTTGCTTCCGGCGCCGGCCGCCGCGTCCTGTTCATGCGGACGAAGCACCACGCCCGCAAGCTGGCCAAGACCCTGACGGACGCCGGCATCCCCGCCGTCGACCTGCACGGCAACCTGTCGCAGAACGCCCGCGACCGCAACCTGGCTGAGTTCTCCAATGGTGACGTCCGCGTCCTGGTCGCCACCGACGTCGCCGCCCGCGGTGTGCACGTTGACGACGTCGAACTCGTCATCCACGTGGACCCGCCCACCGAGCACAAGGCATACCTGCACCGCTCCGGACGCACCGCCCGCGCGGGTTCCGACGGCACCGTGGTGACGCTGACCCTGCCGGAGCAGCAGACCGACGTGAAGAAGCTCATGAAGGCCGCCGGCGTGGACGTCAGCTTCGAACGCGTCACTGCCAGCTCGCCCATCGTGGCCGAGCTCGTCGGTGACATCGCCGAAAAGGTCGACCCCCGGACCCGCGCTGCACTGATGGCCGCCAAGACGGCCAAGCAGGGTGGCGGCACCTCCACCGGAGCCAACGCGGAACGCAAGCGTGCACGCCGCCAGGCTGCCCCCACCGCCGGTGGCCGTGGCGGCCGCGGCGGACGCGGCAAGGTTGCAGCAGAGGCAGTGCGCGGCGACGTTCCGCGTGCCGAGCGCCGCGCCGCAGCATTCGAGGGCCGCACTGAGGCCCGCGCAGCGTTCGACCGCAACGCCGAGCAGAACGAGGACCGCGCGGTGGCCGCAGCAGCTGCACGCCGCAACGCCCGTGGCCGCGGCACCGCTTCGACCCACCGCAACGACGTCCCCGCGGCAGGTGGCCGCTCATCGGCCGGCCGCGGTTCGGACGGACGTGCGGCGGAAGGCCGCGGCGATTCCCGGATCACCCGCAGCGACGCCCCGCGCGGCGGCACCGGCCGCCCGGCCTCAGGCGGGCGCCCCGCTTCCGGTGGACGTCCGGCAGCCGGTGGTCGGCCCGCTTCCGGCGGCGGCCAGCGCAGTGGTCGTCCGGCGACCGGGCAGCGCGCAGCAGCAACCGGTGGCAGCAAGGCCGTCTGGTCGTCCAACACCGGCGGAACCTCCGGCGGTTCGTTCAGCTCAGGTAATGGCGGCTCGGGCAACGGCGGCTCAGGCCGTCCGGCCCGCAGCGGCCCGCGCCGCGCATCCGCCCCGGCGTCGAATGAGCGCCGCGGACGGTAA
- a CDS encoding permease, producing the protein MKDSAAGIDRQDNGTRDTGQRDQELTPDSAARRMVLVGTLATAGIAIAVLLWAKWYPYALKIPAVADSHSLGNSVLSGKASAPPAPSWNAAFEYSLGYVGSIWQALVAGLLVAAAVEAFLPARRLLALFQARRGPAVSTVCGGLLSMSSMMCTCCAAPVALNVRRRGVPVSSALAYWLGNPVLNPAALAFMAFVLPWQFVAVRVGTGVILVFGVTLLVSRLAKGTSVAGPVEEPAETVTAAGAVHRFAKALVRLSVRLLPEYAVVVMLLGAFRGWLFPEAGTLASWGVLAAVLLAVVGTLFVIPTAAEIPIIGALMAAGVGMVPLAALVLTLPALSLPSMLMVRGAFPGRVIAATGAAVMGLGLAGAVAMAALT; encoded by the coding sequence ATGAAGGATAGTGCCGCGGGTATCGACCGCCAGGACAACGGGACACGGGACACCGGGCAACGGGACCAGGAGCTCACTCCGGATTCGGCTGCCCGGCGAATGGTGCTTGTGGGAACGCTGGCCACGGCCGGGATAGCCATCGCGGTCCTCCTGTGGGCCAAGTGGTACCCCTATGCCCTCAAGATCCCGGCGGTGGCGGACAGCCACTCGTTGGGAAACTCCGTCTTGTCCGGCAAGGCAAGCGCGCCGCCCGCCCCCTCGTGGAACGCGGCTTTTGAGTACAGCCTGGGCTACGTCGGGTCGATCTGGCAGGCGCTGGTGGCCGGCCTGCTCGTTGCAGCGGCGGTGGAGGCGTTTCTTCCCGCCCGCCGGTTGCTCGCGCTGTTCCAGGCCAGGCGTGGCCCGGCTGTGAGCACGGTCTGTGGCGGGCTCCTGTCCATGTCATCAATGATGTGCACATGCTGCGCCGCGCCCGTCGCGTTGAATGTTCGCCGCAGAGGGGTGCCCGTCAGCTCCGCGCTCGCATACTGGCTGGGTAATCCCGTGCTCAATCCGGCAGCCCTGGCATTCATGGCCTTTGTGCTCCCCTGGCAGTTCGTGGCCGTCCGCGTGGGCACCGGCGTGATCCTTGTCTTTGGCGTCACGCTGCTCGTGAGCCGCCTGGCAAAAGGGACCAGCGTCGCCGGACCGGTGGAAGAGCCCGCTGAAACCGTGACTGCCGCGGGCGCAGTCCACAGGTTCGCCAAGGCCCTGGTCCGGTTATCGGTGCGACTCCTGCCGGAGTATGCGGTGGTGGTGATGCTCCTGGGCGCCTTTCGTGGCTGGCTGTTCCCGGAAGCCGGCACGCTCGCGTCCTGGGGCGTGCTCGCCGCCGTCCTGCTCGCCGTCGTCGGAACCCTGTTCGTAATCCCGACCGCCGCGGAAATCCCCATCATCGGCGCGTTGATGGCCGCTGGAGTTGGAATGGTTCCCCTGGCGGCCCTGGTGCTGACCCTGCCCGCGCTAAGCCTGCCGTCGATGCTTATGGTCCGCGGGGCCTTCCCCGGCCGGGTGATCGCAGCCACTGGGGCTGCCGTGATGGGGCTGGGCCTGGCGGGCGCGGTCGCCATGGCGGCGCTGACCTGA
- a CDS encoding MBL fold metallo-hydrolase — protein sequence MDSLLYDLPALTIRSISVSEMDNNVYLLTAKESGAQLLIDAADDLPAIQQLLADGAADTTAVPRLALIATTHQHWDHVRALKELVAATGARTAAGADDADALPVPVDVRLRHGDVGNFDGFDVTAVHLRGHTPGSIAFVYEDPDGPAHIFSGDSLFPGGVGNTQKDPERFNQLLADVTERLFGAYPDSAVIHPGHGKPTTLGAERPHLDEWRARGW from the coding sequence ATGGACTCACTTCTCTACGACCTGCCGGCCCTGACCATCCGCAGCATCTCCGTCAGCGAGATGGACAACAACGTGTACTTGCTGACGGCGAAGGAGAGCGGGGCCCAGCTGCTGATTGATGCCGCCGACGACCTTCCCGCCATCCAGCAGTTGCTGGCGGACGGGGCCGCGGACACGACGGCTGTTCCCCGGCTGGCCCTCATCGCAACGACCCACCAGCACTGGGACCACGTGCGGGCGCTGAAGGAGCTGGTGGCGGCTACGGGGGCGCGGACAGCCGCCGGGGCGGACGACGCCGATGCGTTGCCGGTTCCCGTTGACGTCCGGCTCAGGCATGGCGACGTTGGCAACTTCGACGGCTTTGATGTGACGGCAGTCCACCTGCGCGGGCACACCCCCGGTTCAATTGCCTTCGTTTACGAGGACCCGGACGGGCCGGCGCATATCTTCTCCGGTGACTCGCTGTTCCCGGGCGGCGTGGGCAACACGCAGAAGGACCCCGAACGGTTCAACCAGCTCCTGGCCGACGTCACGGAGCGGTTGTTCGGCGCCTACCCGGACTCCGCGGTCATCCATCCCGGCCACGGCAAGCCGACCACTCTTGGTGCAGAGCGGCCGCACCTCGACGAATGGCGCGCCCGCGGCTGGTAG